ATAACTTCTTCATTCGCCATCATTACTTATCGTCATTGCAGTAGAGGAACCAGTCCCCCTGATGGAAGTGATACTTGTAGACGTACTCCAGATAGGCCCTCATTCGGTGCCACCGGTCATTCATATGCATAAACACCGCTGGCTCCAGGTAGTGGTCACTGTAATCGCTGACGAAGAGATAGTGATCGCAGTGCCTGACCCAAGTCCGATGGGTGTGAATTGCTACCTGTGTGTGGCGATATTCATATGTGGATATGATGCAAAAGATCCTAGGGGGTGGTGGACCAGAGCGTTCGACGACTTCTTCAGGTTTCAAGTTCCCAGGAAGGCGCAACGTAACCGTATAGAATATAGTGCCCAggataagcaaataaattgcattctTTCCGGCGAGGAAGAGGCGCCGTGTACTAAACAGTCGTGGCATATCTAAACGATTACTGGAATCGGCGGTTTGGGTGGTGGAACTATTGGCGTTGGGTGGTCCGTCgacaatttaattacattgaGTGCTTTTGTCGGTCCGCGCTGCCTCTGGTTTCTCTTTGCCCGCCGCATACAAATTGCCTTTTTCAATTAGAATTATTAACCCACCTGACGACTCGGGCATCGAAGACGCCTTGCCATCGTCTTTCATTGATGATAATGGCTTTCAAGTTGATGCAAAACTTTGCAGTTGAAAGTGAAGGGGCGAATGGCTCGGAAGATCCGGAAGGGTTTGGTCAGTTCATAAAGTGTTGCGtaaactaaactaacttaAAGTGGAGTATCGATTACTGGGTGCCAACATCTGGCGCTCATGTTTCCTGTTTTTAACAAACTTCGTGGAATCCGAAACTAAAGCTCATTCCGTGATTCAAACACGTTTCTAGATTTGCATAGATACTCgaatctatttttagacatCCCAAAATAACACGACAAAGTCACatatatttggaaaatattattcaatCGCCTACCTCTTTTgttgcaaaacaaaaggccCACAAACGTTTGTATGGATTTCGATAATCACATGTGAGCGCCTTGTACGGGTTTCATGTGAAACtgtcaaacaaaaaataaggaacCTGCGAGAGGTAAGCGATATTCCGCTTATGTGGGATATTAATGTCTCAGTTTACGTGCTCAAGTTTCCAGATGAGCTAAGTTTTCATCTAACAGGCAATAGGCCTACACATGATAAAGGTTACAGGAAGCAGGGAAAAGTGCAATATTGCATTCATGTGAATATCTCCTTTCCCTCAGACATGATGTAACAATGACACTTTGCAGTTGGGCAGAGaaaaagaaaccgaaaatCGAAGAGAAACGGAAGTAATTTTGCACAGACAAAGGGCATTGGGAAAATGAGACTCCAGGCCAGACGACAGATTCATTGATGAACACGTTTATCCTCCCCCTTTTTCCCACATGTGAGATGAGTTATGTGATGTACATGATATGTGGGTTACTTTGGATTGCATGGATTTACTAGGAAGTAACCTCATGTGTAACCAGGGCCCTCTGCCTTTCAGTAATTGAAACATCAGGAAGGAAGTTCGTCGACAGCTGCCAGAGGTGAGTCCTTTATTACGGCCTTTTACGGTCAATGGAGCTTGGGACGGGGACGGGGGTGCCAAAGGACTTTACTCGATAAACAAAATAGTAGTAATCGTACATTTCTGGCGGATATTTTACCAGAAAACTAATGGCGCGGCTGGATATGGGAActgatttctgaaaagatGATAAGGCGAAGTATTACATAGAACTTTATTACTCTTAGTAATAGATTACCTCTGTTCTTTTGTGATAAGTTAAGTTACGCAGCCAGGGTATAGTATCATAGCCATCTTGGAACTGGTTATCCATTTCTACGGGTATGAATGTCTCGTTCTCAAATTCGTCCCGACTTTCTGCTACCGTAACGTTAGCAAAACTCATGCACCGATGTATATCCAAATCCTCAGCATACCCCTCCCAATGAGTGCAATCCTTGTTCTCAGGATCCTTCGACGCCTCCGTATATCGTCTTAAGGCCTCTCTACTTATCACATACCCACTACGATAGTAGACAAAGGGCTAGAGGCCGCaataaaacatatttgcaCAAATAGTGccaaatattgaaatattctGTTTATCAGTCCAAATTAAACTTACCTCATGTGTAACAATATTCTCGAGCTCGTAGCCAAAATATATCGGTTGACTGGGTTGATATTTCCTTTTGTCTATCATATGTCGGAGATTCTCCACAACTACAAAGCTGAAATAGGAAAACACTAGACTTCAGTCGAAAATTTCCTTTGTGCCAACTAAGAATTCTCATTCTTCATTCACGTCGCGAAATCGTGCATGTCAATAAAATCCATCACTGATCAGCTTTGCATACAAAGCCGCAATGCAAATATGTACGAGTGTTGTATGGCCGAATTGGTCGATGTGAGTCTTATGGATATTCAAAAAAATTGAGTACGGGTAGAGCGACAAGCAAACAATTGCCATTTAGAAAAACCGTGTCAACAACATGGCAAGATCCGTTTTTGAATGGATCGTGGACacgcaaagcaaacaaagtcCAAGTTCAAGCCGCAAATGTGCGACGCAAACAACGATGGCTAAAATCtccgaaaaaaacaaaaaataacgaaaataaacgTACAAAATCATAAACACTTcgttaaatatttgccaaacaacCAGACAAAGATACAAGTAATTGTAGATAATGTCGATGAGGTAAGGTGCCATATACTTGGATTTGGGAGGTAGAATGGTGAAGAGCCCCGATCACAATGTTTCAATTTCGCATTGTTTTCCCATCAGTCGATTTCTTATAATTAATTACGTAGATAAAACAGATGAAGCCGTCGTTGGAAATAGTATTCTATGACCAATGCAGAGCCGGCCAATAAAACTACCAACTTTAATGGCTCTTGCTACAAacataaacttttaattgtcAGTCAACGACCACACAAAGTAAACGCCAAGTCAGGTTATCAACTTATTTTAGAGACGATTAAGCAGTGTATAAATATTCCCAAGTCTAATCCCAATCctaattcaattgattttgTAATATTCTACGGCTGGTGTTGACATCACATCCaataaatttccaattatGTATGACGGCATAAATTAGGAAAACACTATTTCAATCGACAGCTCTGCGGCACACTTAATTGACCTCTTGGCACGCATTTTAACCAATATTAAAAAACTCTTGATAATGCGCTCTAATCAATAACATTTACGACCGGGCATATTGAAACTTCTAGCATTTATATTACCATTAAGTTGGCATTTGAATGTAAACAGGgattaattgaattgcatttgaaaagtgcgcaaaatatcaaaataaattgatagcgccaattgcaaatatatttaagctAATCAATGCCAGTGAAACGGAATGACACATGACGGAATGACCTGTCTATAAATGTCTAGTTTGTAGagtgcattttattttcataaattagAATTGAATGGGGAATACATTGGGATAGGGTTGCGATCACTCGCTCTGAATAGAAATTCGTTTGTGAGTTATCAGCATAATCTGAGGCAAACTATGCTAATGGCATTCCGCACCGTGAATGAAAATCCATGGGAAAATATTCTTTTTCAACTTCGAACTGAAATTTGTACCAATTATGAAGGCAAACCTCCCCGGAGAGCAATCAAGCGACATATACACAGAGGAAAATGGGGAACCGGGGCTGGGGAAGTGCATTGTGTCCCCTACAAAAGACAGATAAACTACCGCCCATAGATACTCGCACTTCCTTGGCACATTTTTCCATCCCCAGCTCCTCAAGATAAAGGAAACGCTCCGTGGGCTAAACCACAAAAGGAAGCCGAGGAAAAATCGATCAACAATGGAGTGAATGGAACGGAACCGACTGCAAAACGGGATGTAGACCTTAACGCAAACGGGAACATCCAGCAAACAACAATCGaaacccaaactcaaactcgaGCACAAACAAATACTGCCGAAGGCTGACTGATAA
This portion of the Drosophila santomea strain STO CAGO 1482 chromosome 3L, Prin_Dsan_1.1, whole genome shotgun sequence genome encodes:
- the LOC120447797 gene encoding glycoprotein-N-acetylgalactosamine 3-beta-galactosyltransferase 1 → MTSPRRVYHGLFVALILFLAFTLYINSGEVDRTPAKLSNKHTVDPLYEEIRILCMIPYSYHDPNTSKYVKRTWGKHCNVLLFVSGDIDGELEPYVPVINSTHTWTLVHQGLMYASLTYADKIDWFLRVEPSSFVVVENLRHMIDKRKYQPSQPIYFGYELENIVTHEPFVYYRSGYVISREALRRYTEASKDPENKDCTHWEGYAEDLDIHRCMSFANVTVAESRDEFENETFIPVEMDNQFQDGYDTIPWLRNLTYHKRTEKSVPISSRAISFLVKYPPEMYDYYYFVYRVKSFGTPVPVPSSIDRKRP